Part of the Meiothermus sp. CFH 77666 genome is shown below.
TTACCACGAGGTACGCAGCGGTGTGCTGTGGGTCTGGCAGGCCCGCCGAACCACCCAGTTGCCGCCGGAGGAGGAAGTGTCCTTCCCCGGACTAAAGCAAATCGTGGCCATCCATCGCCACAAGATGCATAAACGTAGCGGTGCTGTTTCCCAGGAGACCGACCTCTACCTCACCAGTCTGTCGCCAGAGCAGGCTGATGCTGCTATCCTGGCCCGCCTCAGCCGGGGCCACTGGGCCATCGAGAACCGGCTGCACCACAAGCGGGATGTGGCGCTTGGAGAGGATGCCTGTGGCTCTGGCTGCCCTGCGCAACCTGCTCCTGGGCTTCCTTCATCAAAAGGGCGCCCCTGTGTTGCGCAGCCTTCGTCGCTTCGCCGTCAATCCTATGCCCCTGTATCGGTGGTTATCGGGGTAGGGGTGTATATGATAAGAGCCTGTGCCAGCAGAATACCTCCAGGCTTTTATCGTTTTCCCCTTTCCCTCTCCCCTTGCGGGAGAGGGTGGCGACAGCGCCGGCAAGTTTGGCGCTCCTTTTGCCCAATAAAACAATTCTGGCGGTCACCGCTGTCGCCGGGTGAGGGGTTGAAACGACGATGCTCAGGCAAATGATAAGAGCCTGAGAATATCTCTAGGATTGCACCCGCCTGAACCCAGAGTCTGATTGCCTCCATGCTGCCTTTGATTATTCATGTCCACAAACTGCCTAATCAAAAAAAGGGCGACCACTGGTCGCCCCAATGGTTACGATGATGGCTAGCCTAACTTGGCCCGCACGTACTCCACAATCTCGTCAATGGTCTCGGCTACCGGTACGTCGGCATCGGCAAAAGCGGCCAGCTTGCTTTCGGGGGTGCCCACATTGCCCATGATAATAGCTCCGGCATGACCCATTTTTTTGCCCTTGGGGGCGCTGCGCCCACCGATGAAACCCACCACCGGCTTCTTCATGTGTTCCTTGATGTACGCCGCAGCATCTTCTTCGTCCGAGCCGCCAATCTCGCCGCAAAGCACCACAGCCTCGGTCTCGGGGTCGTTTTCAAACAGGGGCAGCAGGTCTTTGAAGGTGGTGCCGATAATGGGGTCGCCGCCGATGCCGATGCAGGTTGAGATGCCGTAACCTGCATCTGAAAGGGCCTTGGCGGTTTCGTAGGTGACGGTACCGGAGCGCGAAATGAGGCCCACACGACCCTTCTTGAACACGCTCGCAGGCATGATGCCCAGCTTGCATTCGCCGGGGGTTATGAGGCCCGGGCAGTTGCCGCCAATGAGTCGTACGTTGCCCAGCGCCTTGATTTCGGCCACGGCCTTTACCATATCCATGGTGGGAATGCCCTCGGTGATGAGTACCACCAGCGGAACCCCGGCGTGGGCGGCCTCGAGGGCCGCGTCGGCAGCTGCCGGGGCCGGTACAAAGATGATCGAGGCATCCACGTGGTGATGAGTGGTGGCCTCCTTTACCGTGTCGTAAACCGGCACCCCGAGAACGCTCTGGCCGCCCTTACCAGGGGTCACACCGGCTACTACCTGGGTGCCAGCCTTAATCATGGCCTCGGCGTGGAAAGTCCCTTCCCGTCCAGTAATGCCCTGTACGATGACCTTTGTGTTTTTGTTGACTAGGATGCTCACTGGGCACCTCCGGTCATGGAGATGATGGCTTTGGCGGCTTCTACCGAGGTGGGGTACATATAAACCGGGCGGCCTTTCAGAAGCTCTTTGGCCTCTTCTTCGGCGGTGCCCGCCACCCGCATGGCCACCGGCTTGTTCAGGATGCCCTCGTCCATGGCCCGGATGACACCCTTGGCCACTTCGTCGGCCCGGGTGATGCCGCCGAAAATGTTGATGAAAACCCCTTTCACATCGGGGTCTTTAAGCACCACCTTGAGGGCGTTGTAGACCACATCGGCCTTGGCCCCACCCCCGATATCCAGGAAGTTGGCCGCCTTGCCCCCGGTGCGCTGCACCAGGTCGAGGGTGTACATTACCAGCCCGGCTCCGTTGCCAATTACCCCCACGTTGCCGTCGAGCTTGACGTAGCTGAAGCCGTAGTTGGAAGCCTCGACCTCGAGGGGGTGCTCGGCTTCAAACTCGCGCAGGGGCATCAGGTCGGGGTGGCGGTACAGGGCGTTGTCGTCCAGCACAATTTTGGCATCGGCAGCTACCACCTCGCCAGTATCGGTGATGACCAGCGGGTTTATTTCGGCGGTGGAGGCATCAATGCCCACATAGGCCTGATACAGTTTGACCAGCACATCGGCCAGCTTGTTGAGGTTGCCCTCCATGCCCGCCCGCTTGACCAGCTCGCGGGCCTCGAAGGGGCGCAGGCCCGTATGGGGGTCAATGGGGTACTTGATCAGGGCGTAGGGCTTGGTGGCGGCCACCTCCTCGATGTCCATGCCCCCTTCTTTGGAGAGCATTAACACCACCCGCTGGGTGACCCGATCCAGAATCATGCCGGCGTAGTATTCCCTGGCAATGTTCACGCCTTTGGCCACCAGCACCTTCTTGGTGATGAAGCCCTTGATGTTGAGGCCCAGAATCTGAGCGGCTTTTTCGCGGGCCTCCTCGGGGCTTCGGGCCAGCTTGACTCCACCCGCCTTGCCTCGCCCGCCGGTGTGAACCTGGGCTTTGATCACGACCAGGTCACCGTACTCGGTAGCGATTTGCTTAGCTTCTTCGGCAGTAAATGCCACCTTGCCGGGGGGAACCGGGATGCCATACTTGGCGAGGATGTCTTTGGCCTGATATTCGTGTAGATTCACGCGTGCCTCCGTGGGTGAGCCTGCAAGGCTCGGTTTAGGGGTTGCTTTTTGAACACCCCACTTTGCCGCAGGCCATTATAAGTTCTTTCTGAAGGGGCTGTAATGCCACCGCGCATTAGAATGGGGTTGTAGTTCTCGTGCTGGCAGGGAGTGATTTTCTCGGGATGGCCATACTTGTTGTTTCTGTAACAAAATTACCTAAGAATCGAATTGTTTCCGGTTCGTGATTGCAAACCTTCACAAAAGTGCAATAACTACACCAGCTTCTTGCAGCTGGTTTGCTTTGTCAGGCTCTTATCATTTACCTGGGTATGGTTGTTTCAACCCCTCACCCGTCGACAGCGGTTAGCGCCAGAATAGTTTTATTTGGCAAAAGGAGCGCCAAACTTGCCGGCACTGTCGCCATGATCCAAAGCCAGGTCTTGCGCCGCGCAACTGCAAGCCCCTCATACGTATTACAACGGAAGCAAGATTGTACCTTTCTATCGTGGGTGCACTAAGTTGGTTATACGCCTAGAGTTGGTATTACAAAAGCATAGCCGGACTGGTAAGCGGAGTCGTGTCATCGATCAGCTTTGGAGGCTGGTCGGTCGGCTTCTTCGGTCTGGAGCCTTCCAAAGAGCAAACGGCCAACCTGGGTTTGAATGGACTGGGTGATGACCACGCTTACTTCCTTGCCTTTGAAAGAGATGGCGTCGTCTACCACCACCATGGTGCCGTCCTCGAGGTAGCCCACCCCCTGGCCGGGCTCTTTGCCCTCCTTGACGATGGTAATGCTCAGGGTATCACCCTGCTGAAGCGGGGCCCGCAGGGCCGAGGCCAGCGCTTGTACCGAGAGGGTCTTGACCCCATAGATGCGGGAAAGTTGGGCCAGGGCGTGGTCGTTGGTGACCAATGCCGCGCCCAGTTTTTTGGCCTCGGCCAGAATCTGGTCGTCTACCGGGTCGTCGGACTCATCGCCATCGAGTACCTCGAGGCCCACGCTCAACTTAAGGCGCTCGAGGGTGTCGAGCCCCCGGCGGCCCTTGGCCCTTTTCTGGGCATCCGGGGCGTCGGCAAACTGTTGCAGCTCGCGCAACACCTGCCGGGGCACAAACAAAGGGCCTTCCAGAAAGCCCATCTCGGCCACATCCCCGATGCGGCCATCAATCAGCACCGAGGTATCGAGTACCTTGCCACCCCGGGTTTTGGGTATATGGGCAGGCGGACGGGCCAGCCGGAAGTAATCGCGGTTGGCGATGGCAAAAGCTGAAAGCGAGCTGACCAGTACGGCAGCAATGATGAGCGAGTGAATGGCGGAAAAGCCCGGAATCTGGTTGAGCAGGTTGGTGAGCAGTACGGCCAGCAGGAGACCCAGGCCAGAGGCTGCCGTGATGGCGACCGGAATTTCAGGCGGCAGGCGCTTAAGCCAGGCCTGAGCACTTTCCCAGCGGCGCTCCAGCCAGAAGGTTAGCCGAGGTACCAGCAAAAAGCCCACCAGCAGGCCTACCACACCCAGGTACAGCCGGTTGAGGCTGGTCAGGCTGCCCAGGGGGCTGATGCTAATCATATTGCTGACCTCGAGCCACACCCCTACTCGGTAGCCCATGTAGGCAAAAAACGCATACAAAACCCAGCGCATCGCGTTCATAAAAACTTGCTCACGGCTGCTTCCAGACTCTTGAACTGGGGGGGGTGTACCAGGTGCTTGAAGCCTGCCCGCTGCCCTTCGCGCAGGCGGCGCTCGAGGCCCTCCACGCTGCGCAGCTCCCCGGCCAGCCCCACCTCTCCCACCACGGCGACCTCTTCGGGCAGGGGACGGCCTACCACAGCAGAATACACCGCCAGCCCCACCGCCAAGTCCAACCCCGGATCGAAGACCCGCAGCCCCCCCGCCAGATTGACGTATATATCGAGGTTGCCCAGGGGCAGGTTGAGCCTTCGCTCCAATACCGCCAGCACCACGTCCACCCGGCGGCTGTCCAGCCCTTGCGAAACCCTGCGTGGAGCCGGGAAGGGTGTTCGGGCGGCCAGCGCCTGTACCTCCAGGGCCAGCGCCCGCTCGCCCGATAGACTGAGGGCCACCACCGACCCCGGCGCGCCCACCGGACGCTCGGCCAGAAAGGCTGCCGAGGGGTTGGCGACCTCCTCCAGGCCCTCGTGAACCATACTGAAAACACCCATCTCGCCCACCGGGCCAAAGCGGTTTTTGGTGGAGCGCAAGACCCGGAAGTTGCCAGCCGTCTCCAGATACAGGGTGGCGTCCACCACGTGCTCAATCACCTTGGGCCCGGCTACGATGCCTTCCTTGGTGACATGCCCCACCAGCACGGTGGTCACCTGGTGGTGTTTGGCAAAGCGGGTCAGGGCAGCGGTGGCGTCGCGCACGGCCACCAGCGAACCTGGTGAGGCGGTGGTCTCGAGGGTCTGGATGGAGTCCACCACCAGGAAATCGGGCGGACTGGCCTCGAGGGTGGTCAATACCGTGTCCAGCTCGGTTTCCCGCAGGAGCTCGAGTTCCCCCGAGACCCCCAGGCGTTCGGCCCGCAAACGAATCTGCCCTGGCGATTCCTCACCCGCCAGATAAACCACCCGCTTGCCCATCTCCAGCATTTTTTGGGCTACCTGTAACAATAGGGTGCTCTTGCCCACGCCGGGTTCACCGCCCAAGAGGAGCACCTCACCGGGCACAAAACCACCCCCCAATACCCGGTCAAGCTCGCCCATCTGGCTCGAGAAGCGAGCCTCGCCGCTCTCCGCAACCTCGCCCAGACGGATCAGGGCAGCCGGATTGGAAGCAGGATGTGGTCGCAACTGTGCTCCTTTGCCCGCCGCTGCTGCCCTGAACACCGGTGTTTCTTCCTTGAAACTGTCCCAGGCTCCACAGTTGGGGCAGCGACCCAGCTCCCTAACCGATTTGTAGCCGCACTCGATACAGCGATATTGAATGGTAGCCTTTGCCATCTAACAGCAAGTGTAGCCTGTAAGCGGCTCTAATCAAAGGCCAGCTTTTATTGTTTTCCCCTTTCCCTCTCCCGCCAGGGGAGAGGGTGGCGACAGCGCTGGCTAGTTTGGCACCCCTTTGGCCAAATAAAGCAATTCTGGCGGTAACCGCTGTCGCCGGGTGAGGGGTTGAAGGACGATACCCAGGCAAATGATATGAGCCTAATCATAGGCTTTGTTGCACGTTCTAACGGGCGCTGGGGTGTAGTGAAAAACCGATTGACATGCGCTCAATTTGCCTGAAATT
Proteins encoded:
- the sucD gene encoding succinate--CoA ligase subunit alpha, whose product is MSILVNKNTKVIVQGITGREGTFHAEAMIKAGTQVVAGVTPGKGGQSVLGVPVYDTVKEATTHHHVDASIIFVPAPAAADAALEAAHAGVPLVVLITEGIPTMDMVKAVAEIKALGNVRLIGGNCPGLITPGECKLGIMPASVFKKGRVGLISRSGTVTYETAKALSDAGYGISTCIGIGGDPIIGTTFKDLLPLFENDPETEAVVLCGEIGGSDEEDAAAYIKEHMKKPVVGFIGGRSAPKGKKMGHAGAIIMGNVGTPESKLAAFADADVPVAETIDEIVEYVRAKLG
- the sucC gene encoding ADP-forming succinate--CoA ligase subunit beta; amino-acid sequence: MNLHEYQAKDILAKYGIPVPPGKVAFTAEEAKQIATEYGDLVVIKAQVHTGGRGKAGGVKLARSPEEAREKAAQILGLNIKGFITKKVLVAKGVNIAREYYAGMILDRVTQRVVLMLSKEGGMDIEEVAATKPYALIKYPIDPHTGLRPFEARELVKRAGMEGNLNKLADVLVKLYQAYVGIDASTAEINPLVITDTGEVVAADAKIVLDDNALYRHPDLMPLREFEAEHPLEVEASNYGFSYVKLDGNVGVIGNGAGLVMYTLDLVQRTGGKAANFLDIGGGAKADVVYNALKVVLKDPDVKGVFINIFGGITRADEVAKGVIRAMDEGILNKPVAMRVAGTAEEEAKELLKGRPVYMYPTSVEAAKAIISMTGGAQ
- a CDS encoding TRAM domain-containing protein; translation: MNAMRWVLYAFFAYMGYRVGVWLEVSNMISISPLGSLTSLNRLYLGVVGLLVGFLLVPRLTFWLERRWESAQAWLKRLPPEIPVAITAASGLGLLLAVLLTNLLNQIPGFSAIHSLIIAAVLVSSLSAFAIANRDYFRLARPPAHIPKTRGGKVLDTSVLIDGRIGDVAEMGFLEGPLFVPRQVLRELQQFADAPDAQKRAKGRRGLDTLERLKLSVGLEVLDGDESDDPVDDQILAEAKKLGAALVTNDHALAQLSRIYGVKTLSVQALASALRAPLQQGDTLSITIVKEGKEPGQGVGYLEDGTMVVVDDAISFKGKEVSVVITQSIQTQVGRLLFGRLQTEEADRPASKADR
- the radA gene encoding DNA repair protein RadA; this encodes MAKATIQYRCIECGYKSVRELGRCPNCGAWDSFKEETPVFRAAAAGKGAQLRPHPASNPAALIRLGEVAESGEARFSSQMGELDRVLGGGFVPGEVLLLGGEPGVGKSTLLLQVAQKMLEMGKRVVYLAGEESPGQIRLRAERLGVSGELELLRETELDTVLTTLEASPPDFLVVDSIQTLETTASPGSLVAVRDATAALTRFAKHHQVTTVLVGHVTKEGIVAGPKVIEHVVDATLYLETAGNFRVLRSTKNRFGPVGEMGVFSMVHEGLEEVANPSAAFLAERPVGAPGSVVALSLSGERALALEVQALAARTPFPAPRRVSQGLDSRRVDVVLAVLERRLNLPLGNLDIYVNLAGGLRVFDPGLDLAVGLAVYSAVVGRPLPEEVAVVGEVGLAGELRSVEGLERRLREGQRAGFKHLVHPPQFKSLEAAVSKFL